In Deltaproteobacteria bacterium, the genomic stretch CGCGCTTCTCACCGGCGTCGGCGTGCCACAGCGGCGACAGCACGTCGTGGAAGTTCTTCACACCGCCCTCGAAGGCGTGCTGATGGGCGGGCTCGCCCTGATGTTCACCCTGGTGCTCGCCCTCGGCACCGGCCGACGCGGTCGCGGCGGTGTCGTTGGGCGTGGTGGTGTCCTTCTTCGAGCAGCCCGCGAGGGCCACGGCGACGACGAGCAAAGTGGAGAGGCGGTGCGTCATGCGGCACCCAGTACCCGCCGCGGGCGGCGAGCGTCAAGCCGCCACGGCGCGCAAAAACACCACCGTGGCGGTCAGAGCTTCCAGAACCGCTGCTGTCGCTGTTGGGCCGCACGCAGATCCTGCTCCGCGCGACCGCTGGTCCGGCGGTCGTTGGTCGGTGCCACGGCGCCGGCAAGCACGTCAATGCAGGCGTGCACGCTCTTGGCCAGGCCCGCGAGGTCGTAGCCGCCCTCGAGCGTGAGCACCATGCCGATCTCGCGGCGCTTGGCGAAGCTCTGCAGCTTGCCACAGAGGTTGGCGAAGCCGTCCTCGGTGAGTGCCATGCCACCCAGGGGGTCGTCGCGGTGGGCGTCGAAGCCGGCCGACACCAACACGAAGTCGGGGTCGTACTGCTCGGCGATGGGCAGTACCAGCTCGTCGAACACGCGCGCGTAGTCGCCATCGGCGGCGCCGGCCTGCAGCGGCACGTTCACGGTGTGGCCCAGGCCCGCGCCGATGCCGACCGCCGAGGTGTCGCCGGTGCCGGGGTAGAGCGGGAACTGATGCAGGCTGCAGAACAGCACCGAGTCGGTGTCGTAGAAGATCGACTCGGTACCGTTGCCGTGGTGGACGTCCCAGTCGACGATGAGGATGCGCCGCTTGAGATGTACCGCGCGCGCGTGGGCGGCCGCGACCGCGACGTTGTTGAACAGGCAGAAGCCCATCGGTCGGCCCGCGACCGCGTGGTGACCGGGCGGGCGCACCAGCGCGAACGCGTTGCCGACGTTGCCGGCACACACCTCGTCGACCGCCTGCACCGCAGCGCCGGCCGCCAACGCAGCTGCGCGCACGCTGCTCGGTGACACGTGCGTGTCGGGATCGAGGCTGCCGTACTGTCCCGCGAACGCGCCGACGCGAGCGATGTGCTCGAACGTGTGGACCCGCGCGATCTGTTCTTCGGTCGCGGGCTTGGGCGCATCGATGCGCAGGTGGGTGGTGGTTCGCAGGCTCAGCATCGCCTCGATCGCGCGCAGGCGATCGGGTCGCTCCGGATGACCGGGACCAGGATCGTGTTCGATCATCCGGTCGTCGTAGAGCAGGAGCGTCTCGAGCATGCGCAACTCCGGCGAGCCGACCGGGCTCGCACGACGCGAGCCCAGACACCGCCGCCGAGCATAGCGGCACAGCGTGGGAGATCGCAGCCCCGTCGTGGCGACGTTGACGAACGCGGCCAAGCCCCGGAAACTCCGGCCGTCGTCGCCTGGCCCCCGCGGTCGCGAGAGGGCACCGCGCGCAAACGACCGGAGCAAGCATCCATGATCGTCATGAAGTTCGGCGGCAGCTCGGTCGCCAACCGCGAGCAGATCGAGAAGGTCATGGCGATCGTCGCCGCCCATCAGCCGCGTGCGCCCATGGTCGTGGTGTCGGCGCACAAGGGCATCACCGACGCGCTGATCGACGCGGCGCGTGCCGCCGCCAGCGGTGTCGATGCGGGAGAGCGCGTGATCGCGAAGCAGAGCGAGATCGCATCGTCGCTCGACTGCTCCACCGATCTGCTGGCGCCGCTGTTCGCGGAGATGCGTGATCTCCTGCGCGGCATCCGGCTGGTGAAGGAGCTGAGTCCCCGCAGCCTCGACTACATCTCGAGCTTCGGCGAGCGCATGTCGAGCCGCTGCATCGCCGACTTCTTCGCGCGCAACGGCCTGCCTTCGCTGTCCTACGACGCGTGGGACCTCGGGTTCGTCACCGACGCGAACTTCGGTCGCGCGCGGCCGACCGCGGGCTTCGAAGCGCGGGTGCGCGAGGCCGTGAAGAGCAAGATCCCCGCGGGGATGGTGCCGGTCGTCACCGGCTTCGTCGGCATGAACGAACGCGGCGAGATCACCACCGTCGGTCGCAACGGCAGCGATCTGACGGCGAGCCTGTTCGGCGCCGGGCTCGGGGCGCAAGAGGTGCAGATCTGGAGCGACACCGACGGCGTGATGTCGGCCGACCCGTCGGTGGTCCCGACCGCGCGCAGCATCCCGACCATGCGCTTCGACGAGGCCGCCGAGCTGGCCTACTTCGGTAGCCGCGTGCTGCATCCGGCGACGTTGCTGCCCGCGATGGGCAGCGACATCCCCGTGCGGGTGATGAACACCAACCGGCCTGGGCACCCCGGCACGGTCATCACCGGCAAGAGCAGCGACGCCGCCGACGGCCCGATCGTGACCAGCATCGCCTACAAGGAGCGCCAGGCGGTGCTGACCCTGGGCTCGCTGCGGATGTTCGAGCAGGTCGGCTTCCTCGCCGAGGTGTTCGCCGTCATCGGCCGCCACCACGCCGACATCGACATGATCGCGACCTCGGAGGTCAGCGTGTCGATCTCGAGCTACAACGTTGCGGCGCTCGAGTCGGCGATGGAGGAGCTGCAGCGCTTCGGCCAGTGCCAGCTGCTGCGCAACAAGACCATCATGTCGATCGTCGGCCAGCGTCTGCCGCACACCCGCGGCATCGGAGGTCGCATCCTCGAGTGCATCGCCGAGGCCGGCGTCAATGTCGAGATGATGACCTTCGGGATGGGCAGCATCAACTTCACGGTGGTGATCGACGACGCCGACATCGCGAAGGTCGTGCCGGTGCTGCATCGCCGCCTCTTCGAGGCGTGACGCAGCCCGGCTGGCACGGCGAGGGCTACTTGGTGGCCTTCGCGTCGGCCTTGCCGTCCTTCGCGTCGGCCTTCGCCTCGACCTTGCCGTCCTTCGCGTCGGCCTTCGCCTCCGCCTTGCCGTCCTTCGCCTCGGCCTTCGCCTCGACCTTGGCGTCGGCCTTGGCGTCGGCCGGGCAGGCCTCCTTGTGGCCGAGTCCGCAGGCCTTCTCCTTCATCGCCACGGCGCCCTTCTTGTCCTTCTTGCCGCCGAGGCCCTTCTCCATCGCGAGGCCGAGGTTGAAGCAGCCGACCGCATCGCTCGCGTCGCAGGCGGTCTGGAACGCCGCGCGGGCCTTCTTCGCGTCCTTGGGCCCGCCCTCGCCGAGCATCATGAGGCGCGCCTCGGACACGCATGCCGGCATCTGGCCCGACTGGCACACCTGCGCGTAGAGCTCGCGCGCCTGGGTCTTGTCCTCGGGCGTGCCCGTGGTCTCGAACGAGCTCGCCGCGGCGTGGCACTCGTTCATGTCACCGGTCTCGCACGCCGTCAGGTGCAGCTCGCGGGCGGCCTTCGGATCGGCCGGCCCACCGACGCCCGCGTCGAGCATCGCGGCGTAGTAGGTGCAGCCGATCTTGT encodes the following:
- a CDS encoding histone deacetylase, which translates into the protein MLETLLLYDDRMIEHDPGPGHPERPDRLRAIEAMLSLRTTTHLRIDAPKPATEEQIARVHTFEHIARVGAFAGQYGSLDPDTHVSPSSVRAAALAAGAAVQAVDEVCAGNVGNAFALVRPPGHHAVAGRPMGFCLFNNVAVAAAHARAVHLKRRILIVDWDVHHGNGTESIFYDTDSVLFCSLHQFPLYPGTGDTSAVGIGAGLGHTVNVPLQAGAADGDYARVFDELVLPIAEQYDPDFVLVSAGFDAHRDDPLGGMALTEDGFANLCGKLQSFAKRREIGMVLTLEGGYDLAGLAKSVHACIDVLAGAVAPTNDRRTSGRAEQDLRAAQQRQQRFWKL
- a CDS encoding aspartate kinase; protein product: MIVMKFGGSSVANREQIEKVMAIVAAHQPRAPMVVVSAHKGITDALIDAARAAASGVDAGERVIAKQSEIASSLDCSTDLLAPLFAEMRDLLRGIRLVKELSPRSLDYISSFGERMSSRCIADFFARNGLPSLSYDAWDLGFVTDANFGRARPTAGFEARVREAVKSKIPAGMVPVVTGFVGMNERGEITTVGRNGSDLTASLFGAGLGAQEVQIWSDTDGVMSADPSVVPTARSIPTMRFDEAAELAYFGSRVLHPATLLPAMGSDIPVRVMNTNRPGHPGTVITGKSSDAADGPIVTSIAYKERQAVLTLGSLRMFEQVGFLAEVFAVIGRHHADIDMIATSEVSVSISSYNVAALESAMEELQRFGQCQLLRNKTIMSIVGQRLPHTRGIGGRILECIAEAGVNVEMMTFGMGSINFTVVIDDADIAKVVPVLHRRLFEA
- a CDS encoding sel1 repeat family protein — encoded protein: MQRLALSLCIGLVGIACSKNKDTSTVDPDATATTISPTTDPDAPGMYDKQEDEKPKDQRTLQTEACDGGKGDICTSVGVMWEQGKEGPADAAKAREFYEKGCALGHKIGCTYYAAMLDAGVGGPADPKAARELHLTACETGDMNECHAAASSFETTGTPEDKTQARELYAQVCQSGQMPACVSEARLMMLGEGGPKDAKKARAAFQTACDASDAVGCFNLGLAMEKGLGGKKDKKGAVAMKEKACGLGHKEACPADAKADAKVEAKAEAKDGKAEAKADAKDGKVEAKADAKDGKADAKATK